A region from the Prionailurus viverrinus isolate Anna chromosome E2, UM_Priviv_1.0, whole genome shotgun sequence genome encodes:
- the DDX19B gene encoding ATP-dependent RNA helicase DDX19B isoform X2 → MAGAAGRIRGRALGRFQPALPVGDLSNLHLKEEKIKPDANGAVVKTNANSEKADEEEKEDRAAQSLLNKLIRSNLVDNTNQVEVLQRDPNSPLYSVKSFEELRLKPQLLQGVYAMGFNRPSKIQENALPLMLAEPPQNLIAQSQSGTGKTAAFVLAMLSQVEPANRYPQCLCLSPTYELALQTGKVIEQMGKFYPELKLAYAVRGNKLERGQKISEHIVIGTPGTVLDWCSKLKFIDPKKIKVFVLDEADVMIATQGHQDQSIRIQRMLPRNCQMLLFSATFEDSVWKFAQKVVPDPNIIKLKREEETLDTIKQYYVLCNNRDEKFQALCNLYGAITIAQAMIFCHTRKTASWLAAELSKEGHQVALLSGEMMVEQRAAVIERFREGKEKVLVTTNVCARGIDVEQVSVVINFDLPVDKDGNPDNETYLHRIGRTGRFGKRGLAVNMVDSKHSMNILNRIQEHFNKKIERLDTDDLDEIEKIAN, encoded by the exons TTGAGCAACTTGCatcttaaggaagagaaaatcaaaCCAGATGCCAATG GTGCTGTTGTCAAGACCAATGCTAATTCAGAGAAGGcagatgaagaagagaaag AAGACAGAGCTGCCCAGTCTTTACTCAACAAGCTGATCAGAAGCAACCTTGTTGATAACACGAACCAAGTGGAAGTCCTGCAGCGGGACCCAAATTCCCCGCTCTACTCTGTGAAGTCCTTTGAGGAGCTTCGGCT GAAACCACAGCTTCTCCAGGGAGTCTATGCCATGGGCTTCAACCGTCCATCCAAGATACAAGAGAATGCATTGCCTTTGATGCTTGCTGAGCC CCCACAGAACTTAATTGCCCAGTCTCAGTCTGGCACTGGTAAAACAGCTGCCTTCGTGTTGGCCATGCTCAGCCAAGTAGAACCTGCAAATAGATACCCCCAG TGtctgtgcctctccccaacttATGAGCTCGCCCTGCAAACAGGAAAAGTGATTGAACAGATGGGCAAATTTTACCCTGAACTGAAGCTAGCTTATGCTGTCCGAGGCAATAAAT TGGAAAGAGGTCAGAAGATCAGTGAACACATTGTCATTGGCACCCCTGGGACTGTTCTGGACTGGTGCTCCAAGCTCAAGTTCATTGACCCTAAGAAGATCAAGGTGTTTGTTCTGGATGAGGCTGACGTGATGATAGCTACTCAGGGCCACCAAGACCAGAGCATCCGCATCCAGAG GATGCTGCCCAGGAACTGCCAGATGCTGCTTTTCTCTGCCACCTTTGAAGACTCTGTATGGAAATTTGCCCAGAAAGTGGTCCCAGACCCAAACATTATCAAACTGAAGCGTGAGGAGGAGACGTTGGACACCATCAAGCAGTATTACGTCCTGTGCAATAACAGAGATGAGAAGTTCCAGGCCTTGTGTAACCTCTACGGGGCCATCACCattgctcaggccatgatcttctGCCAC ACCCGCAAAACGGCTAGTTGGCTGGCAGCAGAGCTCTCCAAAGAAGGCCACCAGGTGGCTCTGCTGAGCGGCGAGATGATGGTGGAGCAGAGGGCTGCGGTGATCGAGCGCTTCCGAGAGGGCAAAGAGAAGGTGCTGGTGACCACCAACGTGTGTGCCCGCG GTATTGATGTTGAACAGGTATCTGTCGTCATCAACTTTGACCTTCCCGTGGACAAGGATGGGAACCCGGACAACGAGACCTACCTGCACCGGATCGGGCGCACGGGCCGCTTTGGCAAGAGGGGCCTGGCAGTGAACATGGTCGACAGCAAGCACAGCATGAACATCCTGAACAGAATCCAGGAGCATTTTA ataagaaaatagaaagattgGACACAGATGATTTGGATGAGATTGAGAAAATAGCCAACTGA